One Halovivax ruber XH-70 genomic region harbors:
- a CDS encoding nuclear transport factor 2 family protein, with protein sequence MPEDPIALVRGYYAALDTHDYDAFENLLAQSFVQHRPDRTFEGRDAFVRFMREDRPMTETRHDLIEVFGANDRVTVRGRLLDGDDDPVFEFADVFQLEADRIVRLDTYTR encoded by the coding sequence GTGCCCGAAGACCCGATTGCGCTCGTTCGCGGTTACTACGCCGCACTCGACACCCACGACTACGACGCGTTCGAGAACCTTCTCGCCCAATCGTTCGTCCAGCACCGCCCGGATCGGACGTTCGAGGGTCGCGACGCGTTCGTTCGGTTCATGCGCGAGGACAGGCCGATGACCGAGACGCGTCACGACCTGATCGAGGTGTTCGGCGCCAACGATCGCGTAACTGTCCGTGGCCGTCTACTCGACGGTGACGACGATCCCGTTTTCGAATTCGCAGACGTCTTTCAACTCGAAGCCGATCGAATCGTCCGTCTCGACACCTATACCCGC
- a CDS encoding ABC transporter ATP-binding protein, whose product MSAYDEEETPFDAYRERVDRPLTRLFMEYGTDRLGWFSAGMVANFVARMASLVAPLVLGTAIDAVFPAPEQAGEFSLPIVPDAWLPVGQLPQFWFSVTAIALAFVVTAIFTWIYGVTANLFAHGVMHTVRVDSFEKMQRLDQTFFDDKQTGEVMAVLNNDTQNLEMFLDNALMNSLRLLVMVAGIAGVLFYLNWQLALITLVAVPLMVGFTLWFMRVAEPRYVRQRSAVARLNTRLENSIAGMELTKTTANESFEVERVRKASKNLFDRTIDVLKLTYLYRPGMELLAGVSFAVTFLVGGLWLTTGTAPGPLSGSLSVGDFVVFLMLTQRIVAPLAEVSNIVDQYENAKASSERIFGLMDIPVAIQDDEAPVALTNPDGRVEYDGVSFAYDDIMADEDHEAETVIDDVSFAADPGEMVALVGPTGAGKSTMLKLLMRLYDVDEGEIRVDGHDLRDVALEDLREATGYVGQETFLFDGTIADNIRYGSQDAPMNEVREAAKAAEAHVFIQELDEGYDTRVGERGVKLSGGQRQRIAIARTVLQDPPILVLDEATSAVDTETELAIQRSIERLTEDRTTLAIAHRLSTIRDADTILVLEDGSVVERGDHEELLDEGGRYAALWNVQAGQIDEPAELSGD is encoded by the coding sequence GTGAGCGCTTACGACGAGGAGGAGACGCCGTTCGACGCCTATCGCGAGCGCGTCGATCGGCCGTTGACGCGGTTGTTCATGGAGTACGGGACCGACCGTCTCGGCTGGTTCTCGGCGGGGATGGTCGCGAACTTCGTCGCGCGGATGGCCAGTCTGGTCGCGCCGTTAGTGCTCGGGACGGCGATCGACGCGGTCTTTCCGGCCCCGGAGCAGGCTGGCGAGTTTTCGCTCCCGATCGTGCCCGACGCGTGGTTGCCGGTCGGTCAGCTGCCGCAGTTCTGGTTCTCGGTGACGGCCATCGCGCTGGCGTTCGTGGTGACCGCGATCTTCACCTGGATCTACGGCGTGACGGCCAACCTCTTCGCCCACGGCGTGATGCACACCGTGCGGGTCGATAGCTTCGAGAAGATGCAGCGGCTGGACCAGACGTTCTTCGACGACAAGCAGACCGGCGAGGTCATGGCGGTACTCAACAACGACACCCAGAATCTTGAGATGTTTCTGGACAACGCCCTGATGAACTCGCTGCGCCTGCTCGTGATGGTCGCCGGCATCGCGGGCGTCCTCTTCTACCTCAACTGGCAACTCGCGCTCATCACGCTGGTCGCCGTGCCGCTGATGGTCGGCTTCACTCTCTGGTTCATGCGCGTCGCCGAACCGCGGTACGTCCGCCAGCGGTCGGCCGTCGCCCGGCTCAACACCCGTCTCGAGAACTCCATCGCCGGGATGGAGCTGACGAAGACGACGGCGAACGAGTCCTTCGAGGTCGAACGCGTGCGAAAGGCCTCGAAGAACCTCTTCGATCGGACGATCGACGTCCTCAAACTCACCTACCTCTACCGGCCGGGGATGGAGCTGCTGGCCGGCGTCTCCTTCGCCGTCACCTTCCTCGTCGGCGGCCTCTGGCTCACGACCGGGACGGCACCCGGTCCGCTCTCCGGGAGCCTCTCGGTCGGTGACTTCGTCGTCTTCTTGATGCTGACCCAGCGCATCGTCGCGCCGCTGGCAGAGGTCTCGAACATCGTCGACCAGTACGAGAACGCCAAGGCCTCCAGCGAGCGCATCTTCGGGCTGATGGACATCCCGGTCGCGATTCAGGACGACGAAGCGCCCGTGGCCCTCACGAACCCCGACGGACGCGTCGAGTACGACGGCGTCTCCTTCGCCTACGACGACATCATGGCCGACGAGGACCACGAGGCCGAGACCGTGATCGACGACGTCTCCTTCGCCGCGGACCCAGGCGAGATGGTCGCGCTCGTCGGCCCGACGGGTGCCGGCAAGTCGACGATGCTCAAACTCCTCATGCGACTCTACGACGTCGACGAGGGCGAGATCCGCGTCGACGGCCACGACCTCCGGGACGTCGCACTCGAGGATCTCCGTGAGGCCACCGGCTACGTCGGCCAGGAGACTTTCCTCTTCGACGGGACGATCGCTGACAACATCCGCTACGGCAGCCAGGACGCCCCGATGAACGAGGTGCGCGAGGCAGCGAAAGCCGCCGAAGCCCACGTGTTCATCCAGGAACTCGACGAGGGATACGATACGCGCGTGGGTGAGCGGGGCGTGAAGCTCTCCGGCGGGCAGCGCCAGCGAATCGCCATCGCACGCACCGTCTTGCAGGACCCGCCGATCCTGGTCTTAGACGAGGCGACCAGCGCCGTGGACACCGAGACCGAACTCGCCATCCAGCGCTCGATCGAGCGCCTGACCGAGGACCGGACGACGCTCGCCATCGCCCACCGCCTGTCGACGATCCGCGACGCGGACACGATTCTCGTCCTCGAGGACGGATCGGTCGTCGAGCGCGGCGACCACGAGGAACTGCTCGACGAGGGCGGCCGGTACGCTGCCCTCTGGAACGTCCAGGCCGGCCAGATCGACGAACCCGCGGAGCTCTCGGGCGACTGA
- the thsB gene encoding thermosome subunit beta, with product MQQGQPMIVMSEDSQRVKDENAQEYNISAARAVAESVKSTLGPKGMDKMLVDSMGSVTITNDGVTILQEMDIDNPTAEMIIEVAETQEDEAGDGTTTAVAIAGELLKNAEDLIEQDIHPTAIIKGFHMAAEQAREEVDDIATVVDTEDEDLLRSVAETSMTGKGAELNKEHLSQLIVDAVRAVTVETDEGENVVDLEFLNIETQTGRSAGESDLLEGGIVDKDPVHDDMPTEAIDADILLLNDPIEIEEADVDTEVSVTDPDQLQQFLDREEKQLREKVEHIVDLDADVVFCQKGIDDLAQHYLAKEGILAVRRAKKSDLEFLQEVVDAAVVSDLESATEDDLGFGDVTRDAADELFYVEGDDAHGVTLLLRGSTDHVVDELERGINDALDVVAQTVSDGRVLAGGGAIEVELASRLRDYADSVSGREQLAVEAFADSLELVPRVLAENAGLDSIDTLVDLRSAHDEGDVQAGLNAWTGDVENTADAGIVEPAHAKEQAVTSASEAANLVLKIDDIISAGDLSTDKGDDEQGGAPGGGMGGMGGGMGGMM from the coding sequence ATGCAACAGGGACAGCCGATGATCGTCATGAGCGAGGACTCCCAGCGCGTCAAGGACGAGAACGCGCAGGAGTACAACATCAGTGCCGCGCGAGCGGTCGCCGAGTCGGTCAAGTCCACACTCGGCCCGAAGGGCATGGACAAGATGCTCGTCGACTCGATGGGATCGGTCACCATCACGAACGACGGCGTCACCATCCTGCAGGAGATGGACATCGACAACCCGACGGCCGAGATGATCATCGAGGTCGCCGAAACCCAGGAGGACGAGGCCGGTGACGGCACCACGACTGCCGTCGCCATCGCGGGCGAACTCCTCAAAAACGCCGAGGACCTCATCGAGCAGGACATCCACCCGACGGCCATCATCAAGGGCTTCCACATGGCCGCCGAACAGGCTCGCGAGGAAGTCGACGATATCGCCACGGTCGTCGACACCGAGGACGAGGACCTTCTGCGCTCGGTCGCCGAAACGTCGATGACCGGCAAGGGCGCCGAACTCAACAAAGAGCACCTCTCCCAGCTGATCGTCGACGCCGTCCGCGCGGTCACCGTCGAGACCGACGAGGGCGAGAACGTCGTCGACCTCGAGTTCCTCAACATCGAGACGCAGACTGGCCGCTCCGCCGGTGAATCCGACCTCCTCGAGGGCGGCATCGTCGACAAGGACCCCGTCCACGACGACATGCCGACCGAGGCCATCGACGCCGACATCCTCCTGCTCAACGATCCGATCGAGATCGAGGAGGCCGACGTCGACACCGAGGTCTCGGTCACCGACCCCGACCAGCTCCAGCAGTTCCTGGACCGCGAGGAGAAACAGCTTCGCGAGAAGGTCGAGCACATCGTCGACCTCGACGCCGACGTCGTCTTCTGCCAGAAGGGTATCGACGACCTCGCCCAGCACTACCTCGCGAAGGAGGGCATCCTGGCCGTGCGCCGCGCCAAGAAGTCCGACCTCGAGTTCCTGCAGGAGGTCGTCGACGCCGCCGTCGTCTCCGATCTGGAGAGCGCGACCGAAGACGACCTCGGCTTCGGTGACGTCACCCGTGACGCGGCGGACGAGCTGTTCTACGTCGAGGGTGACGACGCCCACGGCGTCACCCTCCTCCTGCGCGGCTCCACCGACCACGTCGTCGACGAACTCGAGCGCGGCATCAACGACGCGCTGGACGTCGTCGCTCAGACCGTCTCCGACGGCCGCGTCCTCGCCGGCGGCGGCGCCATCGAGGTCGAACTCGCCTCGCGCCTGCGCGACTACGCCGACTCCGTCTCCGGACGCGAACAACTCGCCGTCGAGGCCTTCGCCGACTCGCTCGAACTCGTCCCGCGCGTCCTCGCCGAGAACGCCGGCCTCGACTCCATCGACACGCTCGTCGACCTGCGCTCCGCGCACGACGAGGGCGACGTCCAGGCCGGCCTCAACGCCTGGACCGGCGACGTCGAGAACACCGCCGACGCCGGCATCGTCGAACCGGCCCACGCCAAGGAGCAGGCTGTGACCTCCGCTTCCGAGGCCGCGAACCTCGTCCTCAAGATCGACGACATCATCTCCGCCGGCGACCTCTCCACCGACAAAGGTGACGACGAGCAGGGCGGCGCGCCCGGCGGCGGCATGGGCGGGATGGGCGGCGGCATGGGCGGCATGATGTAA